A stretch of Pseudoclavibacter chungangensis DNA encodes these proteins:
- the aceB gene encoding malate synthase A, with protein sequence MTIELTDATPTPRAGEILTPEALAFVEELHTHFADRVPGLLQRRSERRAEIAAAKTIDFLAETADVRSGDWTVPEQPASIIDRRVEITGPASPAKMAINALNSGAKVWLADLEDASSPTWFNVVDSQVNLADAARDTLSFTQADGKTYALRTDAPLAVPIVRPRGWHLPEVNVRIDGNDAVGALVDFGLHFFHNATLLTQQGKGPFYYLPKMESHLEARLWNDVFTFAEERLGIAPGTVRATVLIETITAAFEMDEILYELRPHASGLNAGRWDYLFSIIKNFRDAGPEFSLPDRAQVQMTAPFMRAYTELLVQTCHKRGAFAMGGMAAFIPNRREPEVTEQAIAKVRADKLREATDGFDGSWVAHPDLVPIAMEVFDEVLGSKPNQIDKLRPDVSVGPADLLDVQSAGGTATLEGLRLNLYVAIAYTAVWLGGNGAVAIHNLMEDAATAEISRSQVWQQIHNGVTLDDSGDIVTRELVAKVLDEELERLKGEVDPELFERNYVPAAALVRDNVLSDDYADFLTTGAYAEVSKR encoded by the coding sequence ATGACCATCGAGCTCACCGACGCAACACCCACCCCGCGCGCCGGGGAGATCCTCACGCCGGAGGCGCTCGCCTTCGTCGAGGAACTCCACACGCACTTCGCCGACCGCGTCCCCGGTCTCCTGCAGCGCCGCTCCGAGCGCCGCGCCGAGATCGCCGCCGCGAAGACGATCGACTTCCTCGCCGAGACGGCCGACGTCCGTTCGGGCGACTGGACGGTCCCCGAGCAGCCCGCGTCGATCATCGACCGCCGCGTCGAGATCACGGGGCCCGCGAGCCCCGCGAAGATGGCGATCAACGCCCTCAACTCGGGCGCGAAGGTGTGGCTCGCCGACCTCGAGGACGCCTCGTCGCCGACGTGGTTCAACGTCGTCGACTCACAGGTGAACCTCGCGGACGCGGCACGCGACACGCTCTCGTTCACGCAGGCCGACGGCAAGACGTACGCGCTGCGCACCGACGCACCGCTCGCCGTGCCGATCGTGCGTCCCCGCGGCTGGCACCTGCCCGAGGTGAACGTGCGCATCGACGGGAACGACGCCGTGGGTGCACTCGTCGACTTCGGTCTGCACTTCTTCCACAACGCGACGCTCCTCACGCAGCAGGGCAAGGGTCCGTTCTACTACCTGCCGAAGATGGAGAGCCACCTCGAGGCGCGGCTCTGGAACGACGTGTTCACGTTCGCCGAGGAGCGCCTCGGCATCGCACCCGGCACGGTCCGCGCGACCGTCCTCATCGAGACGATCACCGCGGCGTTCGAGATGGACGAGATCCTCTACGAGCTCCGCCCGCACGCCTCCGGCCTCAACGCCGGTCGCTGGGACTACCTGTTCAGCATCATCAAGAACTTCCGCGACGCGGGCCCCGAGTTCTCGCTGCCGGACCGCGCCCAGGTGCAGATGACGGCGCCGTTCATGCGTGCGTACACCGAACTGCTCGTGCAGACGTGCCACAAGCGCGGCGCGTTCGCGATGGGCGGTATGGCCGCGTTCATCCCGAACCGCCGCGAGCCCGAGGTCACCGAGCAGGCGATCGCCAAGGTGCGTGCCGACAAGCTGCGCGAGGCGACCGACGGCTTCGACGGCTCGTGGGTCGCGCACCCCGACCTCGTGCCGATCGCGATGGAGGTCTTCGACGAGGTCCTCGGCAGCAAGCCGAACCAGATCGACAAGCTCCGCCCCGACGTGTCCGTCGGCCCGGCCGACCTGCTCGACGTGCAGTCGGCGGGCGGCACCGCGACGCTCGAGGGCCTGCGCCTCAACCTCTACGTCGCGATCGCCTACACGGCCGTCTGGCTCGGCGGGAACGGCGCGGTCGCGATCCACAACCTCATGGAGGACGCCGCGACGGCCGAGATCTCGCGCTCGCAGGTGTGGCAGCAGATCCACAACGGCGTGACGCTCGACGACTCGGGCGACATCGTCACGCGTGAGCTCGTCGCGAAGGTCCTCGACGAGGAGCTCGAGCGACTCAAGGGCGAGGTCGACCCCGAGCTGTTCGAGCGCAACTACGTGCCGGCCGCG